A section of the Paenibacillus aurantius genome encodes:
- a CDS encoding sialidase family protein — protein MFGSKSYRIPSLLTALNGTILAGIDQRIPGSEDSPNEIKIAIRRSLDGGETWEPIQVAASYPGTGPDAPSVIDSALLQDPATGTLFLIFDHFPGGYGYPQAQQGTGFAPDGHKLLFDADNHRFMLGPNGEVFDSSGALASYKVLPNGDVYNGETYSGNIYFKAGTLPESLHVLGTSYLQIIESQDDGLTWSEPRDLNFQVKADWMKFMGTGPGNGIVINEGPYIGRLVFPVYFTNSCGMQSSAVIYSDDHGVTWHRGESPNDGRNWGGKTLDSMTMDVWPAQLTEAAVVQLRNGVLQLYMRNTSDRKRVAVATSFDGGTTWENDVAFADALLEPYCQLTAITYPDPGDGKERVLFANPSNADSRVNGTVRLSEDGGKTWSYSRTIAPGSYWYSSLTVLPDKRIGLLYEGEGGNILFTAFNLEWIKS, from the coding sequence ATGTTCGGATCCAAAAGCTACCGCATTCCTTCCTTGTTAACTGCCTTAAACGGAACGATCCTTGCAGGAATCGACCAACGCATCCCGGGCAGCGAAGACAGCCCGAATGAAATCAAAATTGCAATCCGGCGCAGCCTGGACGGGGGTGAAACATGGGAGCCGATACAAGTGGCGGCAAGTTATCCGGGAACCGGGCCTGATGCCCCCTCCGTCATAGACTCCGCATTGCTGCAGGATCCTGCGACCGGCACCCTATTCCTGATTTTCGATCACTTTCCGGGCGGATACGGCTACCCTCAAGCCCAACAAGGCACCGGCTTTGCCCCCGACGGCCATAAGTTGTTGTTCGATGCGGACAATCATCGGTTTATGCTTGGACCGAACGGAGAGGTATTTGACAGTTCCGGAGCCCTTGCCTCCTACAAGGTGTTGCCCAACGGGGACGTATACAACGGAGAGACGTATTCAGGAAACATCTATTTCAAAGCCGGCACGCTGCCCGAAAGTTTACATGTGCTTGGAACTTCCTATCTGCAGATCATTGAAAGCCAGGATGACGGTTTGACTTGGTCGGAGCCCAGGGATCTTAACTTCCAAGTCAAAGCCGACTGGATGAAGTTTATGGGAACGGGCCCGGGCAACGGAATCGTGATCAACGAAGGACCGTATATCGGCAGGCTGGTCTTTCCCGTTTACTTCACCAATTCGTGCGGGATGCAGTCTTCGGCGGTCATTTACAGCGATGATCATGGCGTGACCTGGCATAGAGGAGAATCACCCAACGACGGAAGGAATTGGGGAGGCAAGACGCTTGATTCCATGACGATGGATGTGTGGCCGGCCCAGTTAACCGAAGCGGCGGTCGTTCAGCTGAGAAACGGAGTTTTACAGCTCTACATGAGAAATACGTCGGACCGGAAAAGAGTGGCGGTTGCAACGAGCTTTGATGGCGGAACGACGTGGGAAAATGACGTTGCCTTTGCAGATGCCTTGCTTGAGCCGTACTGCCAACTGACTGCCATCACCTATCCGGATCCCGGTGATGGCAAAGAACGGGTCCTGTTTGCTAATCCGTCAAACGCCGACAGCCGGGTAAACGGTACCGTGCGTTTAAGCGAAGATGGAGGGAAGACTTGGAGCTACTCCAGAACGATTGCTCCGGGAAGTTACTGGTATTCGTCTTTAACGGTTCTTCCTGACAAAAGGATCGGCTTGCTGTATGAAGGAGAAGGCGGAAATATCCTGTTCACTGCGTTTAATCTGGAGTGGATCAAGAGCTGA
- a CDS encoding sulfatase family protein, translating into MTNSQAKRPSIVFIMSDDHAAHAMSCYGSKINETPNIDRIANEGIRFDNCFCTNAICTPSRATILTGTYNHVNGVKTLSDRLDGRQQTVSKLLQQAGYQTAIIGKWHLGHGGNSDPTGFDYWSVLPGQGDYHNPSFIEMGQSVKVQGYATDIITDKSIEWIDNRDKEKPFFLMCHHKAPHRPWIPDEKHAHLYEDIDIPEPETFNDDYSNRASAAAAAEMRIDRDLTRNDLKMDHPEHLEGVALKKWKYQRYIKDYLRCIASVDDNVGRLLNHLDQEGLTEDTIVIYTSDQGFFLGDHGWYDKRFMYEESLRMPFVMRYPREIPAGSTSGKMVLNVDFAPLFLDYAGVSVPDSMQGLSFRPIARGKNPDGWRSSMYYRYWMHLSEHKVYAHYGIRTHQYKLIYYYADALGTLGSEDDPRTPEWELFDLQKDPYEMINAYDDPDYERVAEVLTKELDRLQQEAGDQPFIYRPATQE; encoded by the coding sequence ATGACCAATTCTCAAGCAAAGCGCCCCAGTATCGTCTTTATCATGAGCGATGACCATGCCGCCCATGCGATGAGCTGCTACGGCAGCAAAATCAATGAAACCCCCAACATAGACCGTATCGCCAATGAAGGGATACGTTTTGACAACTGCTTCTGTACAAACGCCATTTGCACGCCGAGCCGAGCCACGATCCTGACGGGTACCTACAATCATGTGAATGGAGTGAAGACCCTTTCCGACCGGCTGGACGGACGCCAGCAAACCGTGTCCAAGCTTCTGCAGCAGGCGGGATACCAGACGGCGATCATCGGCAAATGGCACCTCGGCCACGGAGGGAACAGCGACCCGACCGGCTTTGATTATTGGAGCGTGCTCCCCGGCCAAGGCGATTATCACAATCCCTCCTTTATCGAAATGGGGCAGTCCGTGAAGGTCCAGGGTTACGCAACGGACATTATAACGGATAAATCGATCGAATGGATCGATAACCGCGACAAGGAGAAGCCCTTCTTCCTCATGTGCCATCACAAAGCGCCGCACCGGCCCTGGATTCCAGACGAGAAGCATGCCCATCTTTACGAAGACATCGATATCCCGGAACCCGAGACGTTCAACGACGACTATTCAAATCGCGCAAGCGCGGCAGCCGCAGCCGAAATGCGGATTGACCGTGATCTTACCCGAAATGATCTAAAGATGGATCACCCGGAACATTTGGAGGGTGTCGCTCTCAAAAAATGGAAATACCAGCGTTACATTAAAGATTATCTCCGCTGTATTGCGTCGGTTGATGACAATGTCGGCCGGCTGCTGAATCATTTGGATCAGGAAGGCCTAACGGAGGATACCATTGTCATCTATACCTCGGACCAAGGCTTCTTCCTTGGCGACCACGGCTGGTACGACAAAAGGTTTATGTACGAGGAATCGCTGCGTATGCCTTTCGTTATGCGTTATCCAAGGGAAATTCCCGCCGGGAGTACGAGCGGGAAGATGGTGCTCAATGTCGATTTCGCTCCTCTGTTTCTGGACTATGCGGGAGTTTCCGTTCCGGATTCGATGCAAGGATTGAGTTTCAGGCCAATTGCCCGGGGTAAAAATCCGGACGGCTGGCGTTCCTCCATGTACTACCGCTATTGGATGCACTTGTCGGAGCACAAAGTGTATGCCCACTATGGAATCCGGACCCATCAGTATAAGCTTATTTATTACTATGCGGATGCACTCGGAACGCTTGGTTCGGAGGACGACCCAAGGACGCCGGAATGGGAGTTGTTCGACTTGCAGAAAGATCCGTACGAGATGATTAATGCGTATGACGACCCGGATTACGAGCGGGTAGCTGAGGTATTGACCAAAGAACTTGACCGGCTTCAGCAAGAAGCAGGGGACCAGCCGTTCATCTACCGTCCTGCGACACAGGAGTGA
- a CDS encoding glycoside hydrolase family 31 protein, with product MIDDNWHENYGTLDFDSRRFPDPRSMVEHLHGLGFTVMLWVCPFITPDSPVFRALRRMGYLIRDAKGRPAIREWWNGFSAILDLTHPEAEQWIKGKLEKLMQAYGIDGFKFDAGDPDYYAPDDVTYKPATPNEQCELWARLGVHYRYNEYRACWKMGGQPLVQRLSDKNHSWGPDGLGSLIPNGLAQGLLGFAFSCPDMVGGGQYEDLIRPDFEVDQELFVRYAQCAALFPMLQFSTAPWRVLDQKHAAICIQAALLHAEMGEHIEELAVQAGLTGEPTIRHLAYRYPGMGYEAVKDQFLLGDHVLVAPVVQKGATRRKVVFPSGKWLGDDGSAVMGPCELEVDAPLERLPWYKAMQPEPEFICLLRKSC from the coding sequence ATGATCGACGACAACTGGCACGAGAATTACGGGACCCTGGATTTTGACAGCAGGAGATTCCCGGATCCCCGGAGCATGGTAGAGCATTTACATGGACTTGGCTTTACCGTAATGCTGTGGGTATGCCCTTTTATAACTCCCGACAGCCCTGTCTTTCGTGCACTAAGGCGAATGGGATATCTGATTCGCGATGCCAAGGGCCGTCCTGCTATCCGTGAATGGTGGAACGGATTCAGTGCGATACTCGACCTTACCCATCCGGAGGCGGAACAGTGGATAAAGGGAAAACTGGAGAAGCTGATGCAGGCGTATGGAATAGACGGCTTTAAGTTCGACGCCGGAGACCCCGACTATTACGCACCGGATGACGTCACGTATAAACCGGCCACACCGAATGAACAGTGTGAACTCTGGGCCCGCCTGGGTGTGCATTACCGTTATAACGAATATCGCGCCTGCTGGAAGATGGGTGGTCAACCGCTTGTACAGCGCCTGAGCGACAAAAATCACAGCTGGGGACCGGACGGCCTCGGAAGCCTGATTCCCAACGGGCTGGCTCAAGGGCTTCTCGGTTTCGCCTTTAGCTGCCCGGACATGGTGGGCGGCGGCCAGTATGAGGATTTGATCAGACCGGACTTTGAGGTGGACCAGGAGCTGTTCGTGCGGTACGCCCAATGTGCCGCCCTGTTTCCTATGCTGCAGTTTTCAACGGCACCCTGGCGCGTGCTGGATCAGAAGCATGCCGCGATATGCATCCAGGCGGCGCTGCTGCATGCAGAAATGGGGGAACATATCGAGGAGCTTGCCGTTCAAGCAGGGCTTACGGGCGAACCCACCATACGTCACTTGGCCTATAGGTATCCCGGCATGGGATATGAGGCGGTAAAGGACCAGTTCCTTCTGGGAGATCATGTTCTCGTTGCTCCCGTTGTGCAGAAGGGAGCGACCCGCCGGAAGGTTGTCTTTCCATCGGGAAAATGGCTTGGTGACGACGGCTCGGCCGTCATGGGACCGTGCGAGCTTGAAGTTGATGCCCCGCTGGAGCGTCTCCCATGGTACAAAGCGATGCAACCCGAGCCGGAGTTTATCTGCTTGTTGAGAAAATCCTGTTAA
- a CDS encoding tetratricopeptide repeat protein, with product MNENAKQKFRFSEAPIWDLQRAYYEQQGMKAWNYDQVPQYITSNPMIAAAYAEMIFGFLQDRAERGDSSEPLTILELGAGVGRLAFHVLQQLCALRDYAGIVLPPFRYVMTDLALKNIRTWENHPALQLFIRQGLLDFARFDAVNDTELDLVVSHTTIRPGDLRQPLLIIANYFFDSIPQELIYVGDGKTFECDVLMDRHDDSDLRKPSEALQKITLTYEYRRAPGYEEDSYPYHDVIELYRQELEDSHILFPVTGLTCLERLNQLSKSGFLLLTADKGDHLLENWKFAEPPQLIHHGSFSITANYHAIRHVFEQKGAQSLFTRHHYKNINVGCILMLETPKSYTHTRLAYRRFIERFGPDDFFSMKEWVDPNIETMELQQILAFWRLGGYDAEFFIQSAKRIVNLLPGASDEEKSDIKLGIHTMWSSYYAMDQGYDQALDAGLVLFEMDMYEDAKWFLETSVQVVEGEPVPTVLYCLAICSYELGLEEAAMEYLREALVLEPEYEEAMVLLNCLCEKE from the coding sequence ATGAATGAAAATGCAAAACAGAAATTCCGATTCAGCGAAGCACCCATCTGGGATTTGCAGAGGGCTTATTATGAACAGCAAGGAATGAAGGCATGGAATTATGACCAAGTTCCGCAATATATAACGAGCAACCCCATGATCGCTGCAGCCTACGCGGAAATGATTTTCGGGTTTCTTCAAGATCGGGCCGAGAGAGGCGATAGTTCTGAACCCCTTACGATCCTGGAGCTGGGAGCGGGAGTGGGGCGCCTCGCCTTTCATGTCCTGCAACAGCTATGCGCCCTGAGAGATTATGCAGGTATTGTGCTGCCCCCCTTTCGCTATGTGATGACGGATTTAGCGTTAAAAAATATTCGCACTTGGGAAAATCATCCTGCCCTTCAACTTTTTATTCGGCAGGGACTCCTGGATTTCGCAAGGTTTGATGCCGTAAATGACACGGAGTTGGATTTGGTCGTCTCCCATACAACCATCCGGCCAGGTGATCTAAGGCAGCCTTTGCTGATCATCGCTAATTATTTTTTTGACAGTATTCCGCAAGAGCTGATCTATGTGGGGGATGGAAAGACGTTTGAATGTGATGTTTTAATGGATCGCCATGATGATTCCGACCTGCGTAAACCGTCAGAAGCCCTGCAAAAAATAACACTAACGTACGAGTATCGCCGAGCACCTGGATATGAAGAAGACTCATACCCGTATCATGATGTGATCGAGCTTTATCGGCAGGAACTTGAGGATTCCCATATTCTGTTTCCGGTTACCGGATTGACATGTCTGGAGAGGCTGAATCAACTGTCAAAGTCAGGGTTCCTGCTGCTAACCGCAGATAAAGGCGATCACCTGCTTGAGAACTGGAAGTTTGCGGAGCCGCCCCAGTTAATTCATCACGGAAGCTTCTCGATAACGGCAAACTATCATGCCATTCGGCATGTGTTTGAGCAAAAAGGTGCACAGTCCCTTTTCACCCGGCATCATTACAAAAATATAAATGTCGGTTGTATCCTTATGCTGGAAACGCCAAAGAGTTATACCCACACCCGATTGGCCTACCGGAGGTTTATCGAACGTTTTGGACCGGATGACTTCTTTAGTATGAAGGAATGGGTAGACCCGAATATCGAGACGATGGAACTGCAGCAAATTTTGGCCTTTTGGCGTTTGGGCGGGTACGATGCGGAGTTTTTCATCCAGAGCGCGAAACGTATCGTTAACCTGCTGCCAGGGGCTAGTGATGAAGAAAAGTCGGATATCAAATTAGGCATACACACCATGTGGTCCTCTTACTATGCGATGGATCAAGGATATGATCAAGCGCTGGACGCTGGTCTTGTGTTGTTCGAGATGGACATGTACGAGGATGCGAAATGGTTCCTGGAGACATCCGTACAGGTTGTAGAAGGTGAGCCTGTACCGACTGTCCTGTACTGTCTGGCTATTTGCAGCTACGAGCTTGGGTTGGAAGAAGCTGCAATGGAATATCTACGCGAGGCGCTGGTTCTGGAACCTGAGTACGAAGAGGCCATGGTGCTGTTAAATTGCTTATGTGAAAAGGAATAG
- a CDS encoding LacI family DNA-binding transcriptional regulator, with product MATIKDIAKLAGVSITTVSRALNNHSDVNRDTYKKIAKIARQLGYQPNSSARSLVLKKTNTIGLVVSNLTTRSGHHFLFDIICGVNEQASLRHYDVFLIGTNTRQQEEVQYKELCRRRSFDGVILAGLKINDPYIDQAVQAGVPTVLLGVPAPSDSVGSVISDDVGGSMSAIQHLIDYGHRHILFINGHQEAAVSQFRLEGYKKALEKNGLPYDEGKVAHANFEIEGGGEAFAALIAKNPNATAVFCASDLMAYGMLGKASELGYKVPDDISVVGFDGIEITEIMKPQLTTIDQDRFQIGTSAVNMLLEMMDGTPGYTRVMASKLIIRDSTKMLVPD from the coding sequence ATGGCAACCATTAAAGATATCGCTAAGTTGGCTGGTGTTTCCATTACAACCGTATCCCGGGCGCTAAACAACCATTCGGACGTCAACAGGGATACCTACAAGAAGATTGCGAAAATTGCCAGACAATTGGGGTATCAACCGAATTCGTCGGCGCGAAGCCTGGTGTTGAAGAAAACGAATACAATCGGTCTGGTCGTCTCCAATTTAACGACAAGAAGCGGGCATCATTTCTTGTTCGATATCATTTGCGGCGTGAACGAGCAGGCCAGCTTGCGCCATTATGACGTGTTTTTGATCGGCACGAACACCCGGCAGCAAGAAGAAGTGCAGTACAAGGAGCTGTGCCGCAGGCGGAGCTTTGACGGCGTTATTCTGGCGGGGCTGAAAATCAACGACCCTTACATCGACCAGGCCGTCCAAGCGGGAGTGCCGACGGTGCTGCTCGGAGTGCCGGCTCCTTCCGACAGTGTCGGAAGCGTGATCAGCGACGATGTCGGTGGCTCGATGTCGGCGATTCAGCATCTGATCGACTACGGTCACCGGCACATTCTCTTCATCAACGGTCATCAGGAGGCTGCAGTCAGCCAATTTCGGCTGGAGGGCTACAAGAAAGCGCTTGAGAAGAACGGTTTGCCGTACGATGAAGGAAAGGTCGCGCACGCGAACTTCGAAATCGAAGGGGGCGGGGAAGCTTTTGCGGCATTGATTGCGAAAAATCCGAATGCGACGGCCGTGTTTTGCGCCTCCGATTTGATGGCGTACGGCATGCTCGGCAAAGCATCCGAGTTGGGGTATAAAGTGCCCGATGATATTTCCGTGGTGGGTTTCGACGGAATCGAGATTACCGAAATCATGAAGCCGCAGCTGACGACAATTGATCAGGACCGGTTTCAGATCGGAACATCAGCGGTCAATATGTTACTTGAGATGATGGACGGCACCCCCGGCTATACCCGCGTCATGGCTTCCAAACTCATCATACGGGATAGCACGAAAATGCTGGTTCCCGATTAA
- a CDS encoding sugar phosphate isomerase/epimerase family protein, which produces MKLGVVTSPKPEGFDYAKRLGLEFVEFCINVEQDVHAFAGTVKELKEASERTGVAVGSIGRWGVILIAKDGSVIEEELQAAYTLIDAASELGCPIFIAGCNYVEERSYLENVSSAIQFFSMLIEYGKVKGVRIATYNCDWNNFVYNDQAWRLIHGQLPELGIKYDPSHARYGGRDYLKEMKEWGSRFLHVHIKGSVIIDGKHFDDPPAGLDQTDWGTFMAILYGVGYNGGLSIEPHSEVWKGELGDKGVQFTVDYMKRLIFR; this is translated from the coding sequence ATGAAACTCGGCGTTGTTACTTCGCCGAAACCGGAGGGCTTTGACTACGCCAAGAGGTTAGGACTGGAGTTTGTGGAATTTTGCATCAATGTGGAGCAGGACGTCCATGCGTTTGCAGGAACCGTAAAAGAATTGAAAGAAGCAAGCGAGCGCACGGGGGTGGCGGTCGGATCAATCGGACGCTGGGGCGTGATCCTGATTGCGAAAGACGGCAGCGTAATCGAAGAGGAGCTCCAGGCGGCCTATACCTTGATCGACGCGGCTAGCGAGCTGGGCTGTCCTATATTTATAGCCGGCTGCAACTATGTTGAGGAGCGGTCTTACTTAGAAAACGTGTCCTCCGCTATCCAATTTTTCTCGATGTTGATCGAATACGGCAAAGTCAAAGGCGTACGAATTGCTACTTATAATTGCGATTGGAACAATTTTGTCTATAACGATCAAGCCTGGCGGCTGATTCACGGACAACTGCCGGAGCTCGGCATCAAATACGATCCCTCTCACGCACGGTATGGCGGACGAGACTACTTGAAGGAAATGAAGGAATGGGGCAGCCGGTTCCTCCATGTACATATCAAGGGCTCGGTCATTATAGACGGTAAGCACTTCGACGACCCTCCGGCGGGCCTGGACCAAACCGATTGGGGAACCTTCATGGCCATCTTGTACGGTGTCGGTTATAACGGCGGCTTGAGCATCGAGCCTCACTCCGAAGTGTGGAAAGGGGAGCTTGGGGATAAAGGAGTTCAATTCACCGTTGATTATATGAAACGATTGATTTTCCGTTAG
- a CDS encoding ABC transporter permease, giving the protein MQRTIGKKKNGFAHEMKRNYPYYLMMLPAAAVLFLFSYLPMPGIIIAFQDFNFVDKFRSPFVGLNNFKFFFTSPYAFRTTFNTIFINLNYLVWTTFFAVLIAILLNELRLKFASKIYQNLMFLPYFISAVVVGKLVNQIVFPDQNGIANQILGFFGHDPISWSENPAPWAWIIIGAHLWQVVGYSTIVYLASITGIDDHLFEAAALDGANRWQQIRLVMLPMLMPAIIIMTLLSIGGMLRGDFATIYSIIGDNGLLFQNTDVIDTYVFRAIKQAADFGTTAAVGLYQSIVGFLLVYGSNWLVRKYDKDSALF; this is encoded by the coding sequence ATGCAGAGAACCATCGGCAAGAAGAAAAACGGGTTTGCTCACGAGATGAAGCGAAACTATCCTTATTATTTGATGATGCTGCCTGCCGCAGCCGTTCTATTTCTCTTCTCCTATTTACCGATGCCGGGAATCATTATCGCTTTTCAGGATTTTAATTTTGTGGATAAATTCCGCAGTCCCTTCGTAGGGTTGAACAATTTCAAATTTTTCTTTACGAGCCCCTACGCGTTCCGCACCACGTTCAACACCATCTTTATCAATTTGAACTACTTGGTTTGGACAACGTTTTTCGCTGTTCTTATCGCCATTCTATTAAATGAACTTCGGCTAAAATTTGCAAGCAAGATTTATCAAAATCTGATGTTCTTGCCTTACTTCATCTCTGCGGTCGTGGTCGGCAAGCTGGTCAATCAGATCGTATTTCCGGATCAAAACGGCATCGCCAACCAGATTCTCGGTTTTTTCGGGCACGATCCGATCAGTTGGTCGGAGAATCCGGCGCCGTGGGCCTGGATTATTATCGGTGCCCACTTATGGCAGGTGGTCGGTTATTCCACGATAGTCTATCTTGCCAGCATCACGGGGATCGATGATCATTTGTTCGAGGCGGCGGCGCTTGACGGAGCGAACCGTTGGCAGCAAATCCGGCTCGTCATGCTGCCCATGCTGATGCCTGCCATTATCATCATGACTTTGTTAAGCATTGGCGGCATGCTGCGCGGTGACTTCGCGACTATCTATTCCATCATCGGGGATAACGGACTGTTATTCCAAAATACGGATGTCATCGATACGTATGTTTTCCGGGCGATTAAACAGGCCGCTGATTTCGGGACAACCGCCGCAGTCGGATTGTATCAGTCCATCGTAGGATTCCTGTTGGTTTACGGGTCCAACTGGCTTGTACGGAAATATGACAAAGACAGCGCGTTGTTCTAA
- a CDS encoding carbohydrate ABC transporter permease yields the protein MRRLSFSGYIAQLLMQLFLLFFAIACIYPFILAFMASISSEKSILDNGYQLIPSEFSMLAYQAVFKSKYLYTSFGVSILVTVVGTLLSLIICGMAGYAMSIKRVKYRNAVSMFFYIPMVFGAGLLPWYLVITQILHLQNTIWALILPGLVSPFNVFLMRNYFATVPSELIESAEMDGAGVMRTFFGIIIPLSKPIIATITLFIGLAYWNDWASALWFIDNPNLYPLQYMLYRIQAIINLVRQTGAMGDMKVPPETFQIATMFITIGPIILLYPFIQRYFVKGIMIGAVKG from the coding sequence ATGCGGAGACTGTCATTTAGCGGTTATATCGCGCAGCTTTTGATGCAGCTTTTTCTGTTGTTCTTTGCAATCGCTTGCATTTACCCGTTTATCTTGGCCTTTATGGCTTCGATCAGCAGTGAGAAAAGTATTTTGGACAACGGCTACCAGCTTATCCCGAGCGAGTTTTCGATGCTGGCGTATCAAGCGGTTTTTAAAAGCAAGTATCTTTACACAAGTTTTGGCGTTTCCATTTTGGTGACGGTTGTGGGGACCCTTTTGTCGCTTATCATTTGCGGGATGGCCGGTTACGCCATGTCGATCAAGCGGGTCAAATACCGAAACGCCGTGTCGATGTTTTTTTACATTCCCATGGTTTTCGGCGCGGGTTTGCTGCCTTGGTACTTGGTTATCACCCAAATTTTGCATTTGCAGAATACGATTTGGGCGTTAATTTTGCCGGGGTTGGTCTCTCCCTTTAATGTATTTTTGATGAGGAATTATTTTGCGACCGTTCCGTCCGAACTGATCGAATCGGCGGAGATGGACGGCGCCGGAGTCATGAGAACCTTTTTCGGCATCATCATTCCGTTGTCCAAGCCCATTATCGCCACGATCACGTTGTTCATTGGTTTGGCTTATTGGAACGATTGGGCGAGTGCGCTGTGGTTCATCGATAACCCCAATTTGTATCCGCTTCAATATATGCTGTACCGGATTCAAGCCATCATTAACCTTGTCCGGCAGACCGGAGCGATGGGGGATATGAAAGTTCCTCCGGAAACGTTCCAGATCGCCACGATGTTTATCACAATTGGTCCCATCATTCTTTTGTATCCGTTTATCCAACGGTATTTCGTCAAAGGGATCATGATCGGCGCAGTCAAAGGGTGA
- a CDS encoding ABC transporter substrate-binding protein, giving the protein MKNIRKTAVALLAVPLSVALFTGCTSSGDKQASGSESPGAGKSKEMVKLTAAFPGQESPGQKAALQAINKKLQADGLNVEVDFKYLDDYFNKLALNVAGGTVYDLAWAHSSTLSDLVAKKVYQPIDLQKNGADLIKNGPDYVLKGGQIQGKQYAVPRAIPMTGFNNVYNIRGDLREKYGIPKITTEEGLEQYFAAIKKNEPNMHPIVGDNIQELFPVYANYYFPIGDGGQYPLYIDPADSTHTVKSFLDSPAFAQVVAKKKEWKDKGLLFNDPNFDGEGGFDNGKVAAIAANIFRASERVDALTGNVKGAKVETVYLEPQKRYIFSAGDNMLAVPSTSKHADEAVALINWIKKDQANYDLWSYGVEGVNYKLAGNAVDTSGIPDANKYNTNVWMWNDLRLARFSTNYPKEDIEALKKWDSKSEVTPFVGFTLDQSKIKSQISNIQAIMGEYIPNLGMGVTDYNSVKDQMMKKLNAAGLQDVMKEVQSQINAYVSQNKK; this is encoded by the coding sequence ATGAAGAATATTCGAAAAACAGCCGTCGCCTTGCTTGCCGTTCCGTTGTCCGTAGCTTTGTTTACCGGCTGCACCAGCTCGGGAGACAAACAGGCAAGCGGCAGTGAAAGCCCCGGTGCCGGCAAAAGCAAAGAAATGGTCAAACTGACCGCCGCTTTCCCGGGCCAAGAATCTCCAGGGCAAAAGGCTGCCTTGCAGGCGATCAACAAAAAACTGCAAGCGGATGGACTGAACGTGGAAGTCGACTTTAAATACCTCGACGATTACTTCAATAAACTGGCCCTCAACGTTGCCGGAGGAACCGTTTACGATTTGGCCTGGGCCCACAGTTCCACCTTGTCCGATTTGGTAGCGAAAAAGGTCTATCAGCCTATCGACCTGCAAAAAAACGGGGCGGACCTGATCAAAAATGGGCCTGACTACGTGCTCAAGGGCGGTCAAATTCAAGGCAAACAGTACGCCGTACCGAGAGCGATTCCGATGACCGGATTCAATAACGTGTATAATATCCGCGGCGACTTGCGCGAAAAATACGGGATTCCGAAAATCACTACCGAAGAAGGCCTGGAACAATATTTTGCGGCTATCAAAAAAAATGAACCCAACATGCACCCGATCGTCGGCGACAACATTCAGGAGTTGTTCCCGGTCTACGCCAATTACTACTTCCCGATCGGTGACGGCGGCCAGTATCCGCTTTATATCGACCCGGCCGACAGCACGCACACCGTGAAATCGTTCCTGGATTCCCCGGCCTTTGCCCAAGTCGTTGCGAAGAAGAAAGAATGGAAGGATAAAGGCTTGCTGTTTAACGATCCTAATTTTGACGGAGAAGGCGGATTTGATAACGGCAAGGTGGCCGCCATCGCCGCCAATATTTTCAGAGCGTCCGAACGGGTTGACGCGCTCACGGGCAACGTGAAGGGGGCAAAAGTCGAAACCGTTTACTTGGAGCCCCAGAAGCGCTACATTTTCTCGGCCGGGGACAATATGCTGGCCGTTCCGAGCACCAGCAAGCATGCGGACGAAGCAGTGGCTTTAATTAACTGGATTAAAAAAGACCAGGCGAACTACGATCTTTGGTCGTACGGAGTAGAAGGCGTTAACTACAAGCTGGCCGGCAATGCGGTTGATACTTCGGGTATTCCCGATGCAAACAAGTACAATACAAACGTATGGATGTGGAACGATCTGCGTCTTGCCCGTTTCTCTACGAACTATCCGAAGGAAGATATCGAAGCTTTGAAGAAATGGGACAGCAAATCGGAAGTCACTCCCTTCGTCGGCTTCACGTTGGACCAAAGCAAAATTAAATCCCAGATCAGTAACATTCAAGCCATTATGGGCGAATATATTCCGAACCTGGGCATGGGCGTAACGGATTACAACAGCGTTAAAGACCAAATGATGAAAAAGCTGAACGCAGCCGGGTTGCAGGATGTTATGAAAGAAGTGCAGAGTCAAATCAATGCTTATGTGAGTCAAAATAAGAAGTAA